Part of the Candidatus Auribacterota bacterium genome, TTTTGCCTTACTTTTATAACCTGCCCGGCGATTCTATATAATGCCTTTACCTGTAGCGGCGGACTTTGATTTTACTCCTCTTTGCAGGCATTGGGAAATGATATAAGCCTTAAAAGCCGAGTCAGCTTGATTGGCTCGCTAGCCGATTCTGATGCGCTGCCGTATAACAATCCAGAAGCCGCCTTATCATTGTTTGATATTGCGTATGGTGCTTTTTAGATTCTTTTTTAAAGAAATCTACGCTGGCCTTGCTGAGGGCGATAGTGACTTTGACCTTCTGCTCTTTGAAAACAAGATTCTCGGGTGAGGGCAGAAAATCTTTTACCACGCGATATTCGCCGATTGGCTCACTGATGTATCTGATTTTCTTCTTCATATATCTTCCTTCCTTTCCGCCAGTATCCTGCCCCCAATATACGTATCACGCCGCCTCGATGTGTAAAACGAACTGTGACAATCTCATCAGCTACCCTGCCAAAACAATACTATCTCTTTTCTCTTCCACTATGGCTGATGTCTTCCGCGATAACACGTTTGGGATCGGCAAAGGCATACTGGGCTATCTCGAATGGGAGGCCGTGTTTTAGCTGATTCTGTTTGTTTTTATCTTCATCCCATTCGAAGCTATCCCATTTCATGATACAAGGTTATCAGATGTTATAGGACATAGCAATACAAATATACATATCATTATATGGATTTAAGTGAATTGAACAAATAATCTTCCTCATCAGGGGAGAGAAGGTAGTACTGGATGCCGACCTAGCCAGGCGTTATGGTGTGCAGACATTCCGTTTCAATGAGGCAGTGAAGCGAAATCGCGATCGCTTCCCCGGTGACTTTATGTTTCCGCTCACGCGAGAAGAGGTTGCCAACTTGATATCGCAAAATGCGATGTCAAGATTACCTGCACAGGTAGAAGAAGGGGCACTGGGCGCACCGGCGCTTATTCTCCTCATCCGCCCTGAACGGCACGTCCGGACTCAGGATTTCTCCGATGATGAAGGTGAGCGCCTCCATGCACTTTCTCATGATGTCGCCGCACGACTCCGCCTCCCTCTCCGCCGGAAACTCGATCGGTCTGTTAGTCCGCAGGTTATACAGGGCAGCGCGGACCTGCGCATCGGCGTAGCGGTCCCGCACGAGCCGGTAGTAGAGCGGCAGCTGGAAGGAACGGACGGTATCCCTGATCGTCTCCCGCGACAGCTCATCCAATTCCAAAATGGCTCTCCCCCGGGGCTGCAGGTCGTTTGCCCCTGTCTTGTAGTCAATGATGAGGAGGCTGCCGTCGTCCATCCTGTCAATCCTGTCCACCCGGCAGGCAAGCCTGATCCGTCGTTTCCCAGCCGGGATCTCTGCCGTAAGCCTCTCTTCAAGCAGCAGCAGTTCGCTGACACCGCGCTTCGCCTCCTCGTCCAGGAACTGCCCCAGCCTGAACCTCATGACGTACTCGAGCATGAAGGAGTCTGACCTCATCCTCCTGGCGAGCGAATCGGCAAACCGCCGCTCCATCTCCCTGAAGAATTCCTCGCGGAAGCGGGAGTCGATCTGCGGCCTCTTCCCAAGGAACGGTGCGAAGCAATCCCGGAGGAGATTGTGGATAAACGTGCCCACATCGGCCCCCTTCGGTTCATCGAGGAGGTCATCCCTCTCTCCAAGCCCCAGCACGTACGCGAAGTAAAAGCTCAAGGGGCACGCGAGGTAGGCGTCAAGGCTCGTGGGTGAGTAAATAAATCGCTCCAGAAACTCCGCCACCTTTCCATCCTTTGCCGCCTGCCCGCGCTTCTGCACCACCTCTGCCCTGAAACCGGCGCGTATCACGGGCGCCGCCTGGAGTTTCCCCGTTGTTTTCTGCCTTTCCCACACCAGCTCCTCAATGAAGCGACTCCGCTCCTTGTCGCGGCGGTCGTCGTAGATGAGGTGCACCTCTTCTGCGTGCGCGAGGAGGCGCATGAAGTGATAGCGCTGGATTTCTTCTTCTTCCTCCATCCGGTTGAGGCCGAGGCTCACCATCACCTGGCGCGGAATGAGCGGCTCGCAGGCATGGAGTCGCGGGAGCACCGTCTCGTTGACATCCATGATGATGACATTTCTAAAATTCAGTGAACGGGTCTCCAGGAGCCCCAGTACCTGGAGCCCCTTCAGCGGCGAGCCGGAGAAGGAGACAATCTCCTGCTCCATCATGCGCGTAAATATTCTGAACACTTCTCCCTGAGTGAACGGCTCCGCACTGAATGTCGCGTTCCGCAGCTCATCCGCCAACGCCAGGATCCGCTCCGCAACCTTCAGGTTCACGAAGTACCGTTCGAGATGGCTCTTGTTCACCAGCGTGTCCACGAACCGTTCCAGCGCATGGGAGAGATCCCCGACGCTGCCGATGCCTTCCCATATCCCAAAGGCGACGTCGTGGAGCTCCCGGAGGACACCGGGGAGCTCCCCCGGATCGAGCTCTATCTCCATCTGGCCGAGCGTCGCCGCGGTCGCGTGATAGAGTGTTGCGCACTTCATCACGTCCTCCAGGGTGACGAAAAGGCTCCCGCTGATCGGAGATTCATGAGCCCCGGAGAGCAGTTCTTCCACCTTGTGTACCAGCACCCTGGTGACTGCCGGTTCAAGGACCACCTTCATGTTCTTCAGCAGCGGGTGGGTGATCACCCTGAGGTAGTCCTTCGCGTAATACGCCGTTCCCTTCCTTGTGACCTGTGCGCTGACGATG contains:
- a CDS encoding BrnA antitoxin family protein: MKKKIRYISEPIGEYRVVKDFLPSPENLVFKEQKVKVTIALSKASVDFFKKESKKHHTQYQTMIRRLLDCYTAAHQNRLASQSS
- a CDS encoding PD-(D/E)XK nuclease family protein, which produces MKSSEGRVVTCGLGDDFIAAVSDFLMDRFRAGANGFSRVAVVFGGRRPALFLNRELAHRMRRSFSPPRYFSMDEFIQYAATRDEPARCIPPMDAYYLIYRLVKKDAPSITRGREEFSQFLPWSREIASFIELLDLEDVSAAALRNVQAIAAIGYDVPESANELLLRIAALREEYHSALRGKEAYSRGLMYLLASRRVKEMDFPEFDKVIFCNLFRLRATEATVVKNLYERDLAVPFFQGDEGEWPALKRCAGVFGCDIRQGSRPAPPERLRLWAGFDTQSQAAIVRTILKETKDHRHTVVVLPDPGSLIPLLSEIAPCAGEFNVSMGYPLTRSAVHSLFESIVSAQVTRKGTAYYAKDYLRVITHPLLKNMKVVLEPAVTRVLVHKVEELLSGAHESPISGSLFVTLEDVMKCATLYHATAATLGQMEIELDPGELPGVLRELHDVAFGIWEGIGSVGDLSHALERFVDTLVNKSHLERYFVNLKVAERILALADELRNATFSAEPFTQGEVFRIFTRMMEQEIVSFSGSPLKGLQVLGLLETRSLNFRNVIIMDVNETVLPRLHACEPLIPRQVMVSLGLNRMEEEEEIQRYHFMRLLAHAEEVHLIYDDRRDKERSRFIEELVWERQKTTGKLQAAPVIRAGFRAEVVQKRGQAAKDGKVAEFLERFIYSPTSLDAYLACPLSFYFAYVLGLGERDDLLDEPKGADVGTFIHNLLRDCFAPFLGKRPQIDSRFREEFFREMERRFADSLARRMRSDSFMLEYVMRFRLGQFLDEEAKRGVSELLLLEERLTAEIPAGKRRIRLACRVDRIDRMDDGSLLIIDYKTGANDLQPRGRAILELDELSRETIRDTVRSFQLPLYYRLVRDRYADAQVRAALYNLRTNRPIEFPAEREAESCGDIMRKCMEALTFIIGEILSPDVPFRADEENKRRCAQCPFFYLCR